The genome window TAAAATTGACATGGACAAATTATTGTGCTCCATGTGGCTTTGTTTGTCCAAATCATCTAAATAGATACAACCGGTATCAATCTGTATAAGCTCGACAATCATGACACATGGCAGAAGATTAGGTGAGGCTTCTactttaatacatttttttttttggtaaaccatGAAATTGCATTAAACTAGAAATTAACTATTCTGTTACAAAAACACGTTAGCTTTATCATGAGCTAGTACACTATCCAACACAGGCGGTGGATTcccaaaaaaacaacaaaagaagtttttttttttttgaaaggaaacaACAAAAGAAGTTTATGACGCAGCTCCCATACTTTaatacattattatatatattatattttttcctcaaaaaaaaatcatattatattatattagagTCTAATAAGGCACGGATAAGACATGAAGCCGCAGAATTTTCTGCTTCCTTTACTCTTGACTTTTCTTCTCCTGCCATAAACAAACCACCATCTTCAGTTGCTATTTGAACAGAGCATACATATTTCTTGTCGTTTGATGGACCGTCTTCCTTCTCAATGCTGAAAGTTATAGCAAATGTACATTTCAATTCAATATCTTACAAGATAGATAGGAACGTGAGAATTTGAAAAAGGGTGGTGTTTATTAAACATACTCAAACTATAAAGAAATTGTGACTTGAAGTCATAGTTTCTAATTGAAAATCGTAATTTAAAGTCATGATTTTTATGCAGTTTGTGTGTGTACGTGTGTTACAGAATGTGTATAATATACATAATTCTTCACTACTCATGAAAAAGAAGCTCATACCTGTAACGAGGCATAGTCCACCTTTTCTTCTGACAAACCTCGTGTAACTTTTGCTTTGCTCCTTCAATCTCAAATGACTTGTTgagcccaaaagaaaaatctaaccTCCTAAGGTTAGTGGGCATAGATTTCGATAATTTGCGCAAAGCTAGCTCTGCTGCATTACGCCTTGCAGTGTCCATATCATCAGATGAATCTGAGGCAAAAAATGCACCATCGACATATACACTAGCAATATTCTTTGCCCCAATGCTCGTGTTCTTAATGTCAACTTCCCTCCCCTGCTTTTGACACTGGTCATACAATGTTGTAACAGGATGGGGTTGTTGTTGCAAGACTTCGGGTGTGACAATAGGTTTCAGGAGATCCATAAAGATCTTCAAGTATAAAACAACCACTGATGAATTCTATATcaacagagagacagagactaagggggtgtttggtacatgcacttaaaaactaaaaattgttgtttgaagacatgtgtggaaatacgtgtaggtgaaaaaatatataaaaatacgtataatgttgtttaaaaactaaaaattgttatttgaaaacatgtaccaaacacaccctaaaagtccaaaacaagaaaagaaaaaagacaaatcaTTTTTGCCAAATAAGAAAAGGAAAGTTAAATACACACCACCCATAATTTTTGCAGGTCCAATTCGAGATCAACATATATAGCTGCTGCTAAAGACTCTACAATGTCAGCAAGAATCTTTGGGGCTTTAATTGACCCGTATAAAACCATATCGTCTTCCTGATTGACTGCATCAGCAAACTTTTGAACCTATAGAAgtaacacaaacacaaaaccaTTTGCGTAGATCTTTGTTCAAATTctgaacaaatttttt of Quercus lobata isolate SW786 chromosome 8, ValleyOak3.0 Primary Assembly, whole genome shotgun sequence contains these proteins:
- the LOC115958049 gene encoding ribonuclease 3-like protein 2, with the translated sequence MDSLLSKEEEESSPWSPVLSFCFWFGFAFFVIKSCICKRKKPHQEAKPNMASSTIREVEKILSYRFKNKALLEEALTHPSYYNNNNNNGESSRSYQRLEFVGDTVLGLALSEYLYLEYPSLDPGQLSPLHHANISNEKLARVAVRHHLYSYIRHNIRDFRSKVQKFADAVNQEDDMVLYGSIKAPKILADIVESLAAAIYVDLELDLQKLWVIFMDLLKPIVTPEVLQQQPHPVTTLYDQCQKQGREVDIKNTSIGAKNIASVYVDGAFFASDSSDDMDTARRNAAELALRKLSKSMPTNLRRLDFSFGLNKSFEIEGAKQKLHEVCQKKRWTMPRYSIEKEDGPSNDKKYVCSVQIATEDGGLFMAGEEKSRVKEAENSAASCLIRALLDSNII